From Aythya fuligula isolate bAytFul2 chromosome 20, bAytFul2.pri, whole genome shotgun sequence, a single genomic window includes:
- the TRAF4 gene encoding TNF receptor-associated factor 4 — protein sequence MPGYDYKLLERPRRRVLCPLCGKPMREPVRVSTCGHRFCDTCLQEFLSEGVFKCPEDQLPLDYAKIYPDPELEVQVLSLAIRCIHSEEGCRWSGLIKHLQAHLGTCAFNVVPCPNRCSAKLSRRDLPEHVQHGCPKRRVKCEFCASDFTGEAFEGHQGTCPQESVYCENKCGARMMRRLLSQHTLAECPKRTQPCTYCAKEFVFDTIQNHQYQCPRYPVPCPNQCGTPSIAREDMPSHLKESCNTAMLLCPFKEAGCKHRCPKLAMGRHLEESTKAHLGMVCALVSRQRQEILELRRDVEELSVSSDGILIWKIADYARKLQEAKARSNYEFFSPPFYTHKYGYKLQVSAFLNGNGSGESSHLSVYIRVLPGEYDNLLEWPFSYRVTFSLLDQSDPSLSKPQHITETFHPDPNWKNFQKPGSSRGSLDESTLGFGYPKFISHEDIKKRNYVRDNAIFIKASVEIPQKILA from the exons ATGCCGGGCTACGACTACAAGCTGCTGGAGCGGCCGCGGCGCCGGGTGCTGTGCCCGCTGTGCGGGAAGCCCATGCGGGAGCCCGTGCGCGTCTCCACCTGCGGCCACCGCTTCTGCGACACCTGCCTGCAGGAGTTCCTCAG CGAAGGCGTCTTCAAGTGCCCCGAGGACCAGCTGCCCCTGGACTACGCCAAG ATCTACCCCGACCCCGAGCTGGAGGTGCAGGTGTTGAGCCTGGCCATCCGCTGCATCCACAGCGAGGAGGGCTGCCGCTGGAGCGGGCTCATCAAACACCTCCAG GCCCACCTCGGCACCTGCGCCTTCAACGTCGTCCCCTGCCCCAACCGCTGCAGCGCCAAGCTGAGCCGCCGCGACCTGCCCGAGCACGTGCAGCACGGCTGCCCCAAGCGCCGGGTCAAGTGCGAGTTCTGCGCCAGCGACTTCACCGGGGAGGCCTTCGAG GGCCACCAGGGGACGTGTCCCCAGGAGAGCGTGTACTGCGAGAACAAGTGCGGGGCCCGCATGATGCGGCGCCTGCTGTCCCAGCACACCCTGGCCGAGTGCCCCAAGCGCACGCAGCCCTGCACCTACTGCGCCAAGGAGTTCGTCTTCGACACCATCCAG AACCACCAGTATCAGTGTCCCCGGTACCCCGTGCCCTGCCCCAACCAGTGCGGGACGCCCAGCATCGCGCGGGAGGACATGCCCAGCCACCTGAAGGAGAGCTGCAACACTGCCATGCTGCTGTGTCCCTTCAAGGAGGCTGGCTGCAAGCACCGG TGCCCCAAGCTGGCCATGGGCCGGCACCTGGAGGAGAGCACCAAGGCTCACCTGGGCATGGTGTGCGCCCTGGTGAGCCGGCAGCGCCAGGAGATCCTGGAGCTGCGGCGCGACGTGGAGGAGCTGTCGGTGAGCAGCGACGGGATCCTCATCTGGAAGATCGCCGACTACGCCCGCAAGCTGCAGGAGGCCAAAGCCCGCAGCAACTACGAGTTCTTCAGCCCCCCTTTCTACACCCACAAGTACGGCTACAAGCTGCAGGTCTCGGCCTTCCTCAACGGCAACGGGAGCGGCGAGAGCAGCCACCTCTCCGTCTACATCCGCGTGCTGCCGGGCGAGTACGACAACCTGCTGGAGTGGCCCTTCTCCTACCGCGTCACCTTCTCCCTGCTGGACCAGAGCGACCCCTCGCTCTCCAAGCCCCAGCACATCACCGAGACCTTCCACCCCGACCCCAACTGGAAAAACTTCCAGAAGCCGGGGAGCTCGCGCGGCTCCCTGGACGAGAGCACCCTGGGCTTCGGCTACCCCAAGTTCATCTCCCACGAGGACATCAAGAAGCGCAACTACGTGCGGGACAACGCCATCTTCATCAAGGCCTCGGTGGAGATCCCCCAAAAGATCCTCGCCTGA
- the FAM222B gene encoding protein FAM222B isoform X2 has product MRSAQYPTPAELDAYAKKVANNPLTIKIFPNSVKVPQRKHIRRTVNGLDTSGQRYSPYPSQATTKTGLLAIVKSPAKGIIKDFDGTRTRLLPEAMMNPPSTPYVAPSTLTHPQALARQQALQHAQTLPHPQSIPQPQTLQHPQGIPQPQSLPHPQGIPQALPHPQNMQQPQGLQHPQPMAHQTLQHPPAPLLQPGLHGSRKMPDADAPPNVTVSTSTIPLSMAATLQQNQPPDLSSIVHQINQFCQARAGISTTSVCEGQIANPSPISRNLLINASTRVSTHNVPTPMPSCVVNPVDHAAAAIPSASVNVPMVNINRVPPAYQNEIKSVAWNQHQLAHLQQMCGDAAGPAGLAGKHPQREMAGQSFPGKTSGYPQELCMGQSFSLKPPLEKPTPSPPVNGLQGPLPYTNGHYFQPMWNNILPTPNSDSSGSQDLAMPFHGGQPAGAPLDCAGGTHYRAGAGPSSQNNVMQTMDYLSGDFQQSCFRDQSMAVLGKVHRPPINRAPEPTDSRNLHIQHPGYR; this is encoded by the coding sequence ATGAGATCTGCACAGTATCCTACCCCAGCAGAATTGGATGCTTATGCTAAGAAGGTCGCCAACAACCCACTGACTATAAAGATTTTCCCCAACAGCGTCAAGGTTCCCCAGAGGAAACACATACGCCGTACTGTGAACGGACTTGATACTTCGGGCCAGAGGTACAGTCCTTACCCGTCTCAGGCCACCACGAAAACGGGCCTCCTGGCCATAGTCAAATCTCCAGCGAAAGGAATTATCAAGGACTTTGACGGGACACGCACACGCCTGCTGCCGGAAGCGATGATGAATCCCCCTTCCACCCCTTACGTTGCACCTAGCACTTTAACCCACCCCCAGGCGCTTGCTCGCCAGCAGGCTCTCCAGCATGCACAGACTTTGCCGCACCCCCAGAGCATCCCGCAGCCACAGACTTTGCAGCACCCTCAGGGGATACCACAGCCACAAAGCTTACCGCACCCTCAGGGGATCCCGCAGGCGCTGCCGCACCCTCAGAATATGCAGCAGCCGCAGGGCTTGCAGCATCCTCAGCCCATGGCACACCAGACTCTGCAGCACCCCCCCGCCCCCTTGCTGCAGCCGGGTTTACATGGAAGCAGAAAGATGCCGGATGCAGACGCGCCGCCGAATGTGACCGTGTCTACCTCAACCATTCCCCTCTCTATGGCTGCCACCCTGCAGCAGAACCAGCCACCGGACCTGAGCAGCATCGTGCATCAGATCAACCAGTTCTGCCAGGCCAGAGCTGGCATTAGCACTACCTCAGTCTGTGAGGGACAGATCGCCAACCCCAGCCCCATAAGTCGCAACCTGCTTATCAATGCAAGTACCAGGGTATCTACTCACAACGTCCCTACGCCCATGCCTTCCTGTGTAGTAAACCCTGTAgaccatgctgctgctgctattccTTCTGCCTCCGTTAACGTGCCCATGGTGAATATTAACAGGGTGCCGCCCGCCTACCAGAACGAGATCAAATCGGTCGCCTGGAACCAGCACCAGCTTGCACATCTGCAGCAAATGTGCGGGGACGCTGCTGGGCCCGCCGGGCTGGCGGGGAAGCACCCTCAGAGAGAGATGGCAGGGCAGAGCTTCCCCGGCAAGACGTCCGGCTACCCCCAAGAACTGTGCATGGGCCAGTCGTTCAGCTTGAAGCCCCCCCTCGAGAAGCCCACCCCCTCTCCGCCGGTGAACGGCTTGCAGGGACCCTTGCCGTACACCAACGGGCACTATTTCCAGCCCATGTGGAATAACATCCTGCCCACGCCCAACAGCGACAGCTCCGGGTCCCAGGACCTCGCCATGCCTTTCCACGGGGGCCAGCCAGCAGGAGCGCCGCTAGATTGCGCGGGAGGAACTCATTACAGAGCTGGAGCTGGTCCATCCAGCCAGAATAATGTGATGCAGACCATGGATTACCTAAGCGGGGACTTCCAGCAGTCTTGCTTCAGAGATCAGAGCATGGCCGTGCTGGGAAAAGTCCATCGGCCCCCCATCAACCGAGCACCTGAACCAACCGATAGTCGAAATCTTCATATTCAACACCCAGGGTATAGATAG
- the NEK8 gene encoding serine/threonine-protein kinase Nek8, producing the protein MEKYERIRVVGRGAFGIVHLCLRKADQKLVILKQIPVEQMSKDERLAAQNECQVLKLLSHPNVIEYYENFLEDKALMIAMEYAPGGTLAEFIHKRCNSLLDEDTILHFFVQILLALHHVHTKQILHRDLKTQNILLDKHRMIVKIGDFGISKILSSKSKAYTVVGTPCYISPELCEGKPYNQKSDIWALGCVLYELASLKRAFEAANLPALVLKIMSGTFAPISDRYSPDLRQLILSMLNLDPSKRPQLNEIMAQAICIRPLLNLYTDVGSVKMRRPEKPLAPVPAVTHGRTGGRVSSARPRGVRGGSARTGIPPPLSSIYTWGSGITTPLRLPMLNTEVVQVSAGRTQKAGVTKSGRLIMWEAPPMGAAGGPSLPGATEQLQPQFVSRFLEGQSGVTIKHVSCGDLFTACLTDRGIIMTFGSGSNGCLGHGNFTDVSQPKIVEALLGYEMVQVACGASHVLAVSNEREVFAWGRGDNGRLGLGTLECHNSPQQVAVPPEHEAQRVICGIDSSMVLTVKNQILACGSNRCNKLGLDQIRSAEEPSPEDQVEEATVFTCAQSAPLNQEPIVCADIGTAHSAAVTASGQCYTFGSNQHGQLGTNSCRNSRVPHLVVGLQAMKVTVVACGDAFTVAIGADGEVCTWGKGARGRLGRKDEETGAPRPVQLEETHPYLVTSVACCHGNTLLAVKPAVEESPPQ; encoded by the exons ATGGAGAAATACGAACGGATCCgggtggtggggagaggggcCTTCGG CATCGTCCACCTGTGCCTGCGCAAGGCCGACCAGAAGCTGGTCATCCTGAAGCAGATCCCCGTGGAGCAGATGAGCAAGGACGAGCGGCTGGCGGCGCAGAACGAGTGCCAGGTGCTGAAGCTGCTCAGCCACCCCAACGTCATCGAGTACTACGAGAACTTCCTGGAGGACAAGGCCCTCATGATCGCCATGGAGTACGCCCCAG GGGGCACGCTGGCGGAGTTTATTCACAAGCGCTGCAACTCCTTGCTGGATGAGGACACCATCCTGCACTTCTTCGTGCAGATCCTCCTGGCTCTTCACCACGTGCACACCAAGCAGATCCTGCACCGCGACCTGAAGACTCAGAACATCCTCTTGGACAAGCACCGTATGATCGTCAAGATCGGGGACTTCGGCATCTCCAAAATCCTGAGCAGCAAGAGCAAAGCCTACACG GTTGTGGGAACTCCGTGCTACATCTCCCCAGAGCTCTGCGAAGGGAAGCCTTACAACCAGAAGAGCGACATCTGGGCTTTGGGCTGTGTGCTGTACGAGCTCGCCAGCCTCAAGAGAGCGTTTGAAGCTGCG AATCTCCCTGCCTTGGTGCTGAAGATCATGAGCGGGACGTTCGCCCCGATATCGGACAGGTACAGCCCCGACCTGCGCCAGCTCATCCTCAGCATGCTGAACCTGGACCCCTCCAAGCGGCCGCAGCTGAATGAGATCATGGCCCAGGCCATCTGCATTCGCCCCCTTCTCAACCTCTACACCGACGTGGGCAGCGTTAAAATGAGGAG GCCTGAAAAGCCCCTGGCTCCGGTGCCAGCAGTGACCCACGGCCGGACGGGGGGACGAGTGAGCAGCGCCCGGCCACGGG GTGTTCGAGGTGGCTCAGCCAGGACGGGAATCCCTCCTCCCCTGTCGTCCATCTACACCTGGGGGAGCGGCATCACCACCCCGCTCCGCCTGCCCATGCTCAACACCGAAGTGGTGCAGGTGTCTGCTGGCAGGACGCAGAAGGCCGGGGTCACCAAATCGGGGCGGCTCATCATGTGGGAG gctccCCCgatgggtgctgcaggaggcccCTCTCTGCCAGGAGCCACCgagcagctgcagcctcagTTTGTTTCCCGTTTTCTGGAGGGCCAGTCTGGTGTGACCATCAAACACGTGTCCTGCGGCGATCTCTTCACAGCCTGTCTCACAG ACCGGGGGATCATCATGACCTTCGGCAGCGGCAGCAACGGCTGTTTGGGGCACGGAAACTTCACGGACGTCAGCCAG CCCAAGATCGTGGAGGCCCTGCTGGGCTACGAGATGGTGCAGGTGGCCTGTGGCGCGTCCCACGTCCTGGCAGTTTCCAACGAACGGGAAGTCTTTGCCTGGGGCAGAGGGGATAATG GTCGGCTTGGGCTGGGCACCCTGGAGTGCCATAACTCCCCCCAGCAGGTAGCAGTCCCACCGGAGCACGAGGCTCAGCGGGTCATCTGTGGCATCGATTCCTCCATGGTCCTCACAGTGAAGAACCAGATTCTCGCTTGTGGGAGCAACAG gTGTAACAAGCTGGGCCTGGACCAGATCAGATCAGCAGAAGAACCTTCCCCGGAGGACCAGGTGGAAGAGGCCACCGTGTTCACGTGCGCCCAGTCAGCCCCCTTGAACCAAGAGCCGATTGTGTGCGCCGACATCGGTACGGCGCACTCTGCTGCGGTCACAG CTTCTGGCCAGTGTTACACCTTTGGGAGCAACCAGCATGGGCAGCTGGGCACCAACTCCTGCCGCAACAGTCGCGTGCCTCACCTGGTGGTGGGGCTCCAGGCCATGAAGGTCACCGTGGTGGCTTGTGGGGACGCCTTCACCGTGGCCATCGGAGCAG ACGGCGAGGTGTGCACCTGGGGGAAAGGAGCCAGGGGACGCTTGGGCAGGAAGGATGAGGAAACGGGAGCGCCGAGGCctgtgcagctggaggagacCCATCCATACCTGGTGACCTCCGTAGCCTGCTGCCACGGGAACACGCTGCTGGCTGTAAAGC ctgCCGTGGAAGAGTCACCTCCACAGTGA
- the FAM222B gene encoding protein FAM222B isoform X1: MLACLPGPGDLSFQLLSYTQMNTGLQKWDTTQKMRSAQYPTPAELDAYAKKVANNPLTIKIFPNSVKVPQRKHIRRTVNGLDTSGQRYSPYPSQATTKTGLLAIVKSPAKGIIKDFDGTRTRLLPEAMMNPPSTPYVAPSTLTHPQALARQQALQHAQTLPHPQSIPQPQTLQHPQGIPQPQSLPHPQGIPQALPHPQNMQQPQGLQHPQPMAHQTLQHPPAPLLQPGLHGSRKMPDADAPPNVTVSTSTIPLSMAATLQQNQPPDLSSIVHQINQFCQARAGISTTSVCEGQIANPSPISRNLLINASTRVSTHNVPTPMPSCVVNPVDHAAAAIPSASVNVPMVNINRVPPAYQNEIKSVAWNQHQLAHLQQMCGDAAGPAGLAGKHPQREMAGQSFPGKTSGYPQELCMGQSFSLKPPLEKPTPSPPVNGLQGPLPYTNGHYFQPMWNNILPTPNSDSSGSQDLAMPFHGGQPAGAPLDCAGGTHYRAGAGPSSQNNVMQTMDYLSGDFQQSCFRDQSMAVLGKVHRPPINRAPEPTDSRNLHIQHPGYR; the protein is encoded by the exons ATGCTGGCCTGTCTGCCAGGACCAGGTGACCTctcctttcagcttctttcttacACGCAGATGAACACTGGACTTCAGAAAT GGGACACTACACAGAAAATGAGATCTGCACAGTATCCTACCCCAGCAGAATTGGATGCTTATGCTAAGAAGGTCGCCAACAACCCACTGACTATAAAGATTTTCCCCAACAGCGTCAAGGTTCCCCAGAGGAAACACATACGCCGTACTGTGAACGGACTTGATACTTCGGGCCAGAGGTACAGTCCTTACCCGTCTCAGGCCACCACGAAAACGGGCCTCCTGGCCATAGTCAAATCTCCAGCGAAAGGAATTATCAAGGACTTTGACGGGACACGCACACGCCTGCTGCCGGAAGCGATGATGAATCCCCCTTCCACCCCTTACGTTGCACCTAGCACTTTAACCCACCCCCAGGCGCTTGCTCGCCAGCAGGCTCTCCAGCATGCACAGACTTTGCCGCACCCCCAGAGCATCCCGCAGCCACAGACTTTGCAGCACCCTCAGGGGATACCACAGCCACAAAGCTTACCGCACCCTCAGGGGATCCCGCAGGCGCTGCCGCACCCTCAGAATATGCAGCAGCCGCAGGGCTTGCAGCATCCTCAGCCCATGGCACACCAGACTCTGCAGCACCCCCCCGCCCCCTTGCTGCAGCCGGGTTTACATGGAAGCAGAAAGATGCCGGATGCAGACGCGCCGCCGAATGTGACCGTGTCTACCTCAACCATTCCCCTCTCTATGGCTGCCACCCTGCAGCAGAACCAGCCACCGGACCTGAGCAGCATCGTGCATCAGATCAACCAGTTCTGCCAGGCCAGAGCTGGCATTAGCACTACCTCAGTCTGTGAGGGACAGATCGCCAACCCCAGCCCCATAAGTCGCAACCTGCTTATCAATGCAAGTACCAGGGTATCTACTCACAACGTCCCTACGCCCATGCCTTCCTGTGTAGTAAACCCTGTAgaccatgctgctgctgctattccTTCTGCCTCCGTTAACGTGCCCATGGTGAATATTAACAGGGTGCCGCCCGCCTACCAGAACGAGATCAAATCGGTCGCCTGGAACCAGCACCAGCTTGCACATCTGCAGCAAATGTGCGGGGACGCTGCTGGGCCCGCCGGGCTGGCGGGGAAGCACCCTCAGAGAGAGATGGCAGGGCAGAGCTTCCCCGGCAAGACGTCCGGCTACCCCCAAGAACTGTGCATGGGCCAGTCGTTCAGCTTGAAGCCCCCCCTCGAGAAGCCCACCCCCTCTCCGCCGGTGAACGGCTTGCAGGGACCCTTGCCGTACACCAACGGGCACTATTTCCAGCCCATGTGGAATAACATCCTGCCCACGCCCAACAGCGACAGCTCCGGGTCCCAGGACCTCGCCATGCCTTTCCACGGGGGCCAGCCAGCAGGAGCGCCGCTAGATTGCGCGGGAGGAACTCATTACAGAGCTGGAGCTGGTCCATCCAGCCAGAATAATGTGATGCAGACCATGGATTACCTAAGCGGGGACTTCCAGCAGTCTTGCTTCAGAGATCAGAGCATGGCCGTGCTGGGAAAAGTCCATCGGCCCCCCATCAACCGAGCACCTGAACCAACCGATAGTCGAAATCTTCATATTCAACACCCAGGGTATAGATAG